One Thermoanaerobacter kivui genomic window, AATTCCAAATACCCACAAAAGAGTAATCATAAATGCTGCAAGTAAAAAACGATAAGCTATAAGCTCCATAGGAGATGCCACTTCAAGCCCCATCGCCGTAAACATAAAAGAAAAGCCAAAAATTGATGCCATTCCTATTCCTGCTAAATAAGGATAATAACTCTTTATTCTTTCCAAACTTAACACCTCCGCACCTTTTTAAAAACACCGATATAATTATATAGCACTTCCCACAAAAAATAAAATCCAGACGAAGGGGACGGTTCCTTTTATCTGAAAAATTCAGACAAGAGGAACCGTCCCCTTCGTCTGAAAAGTTTTTGTCACAAAATTGGTTTTAGATGTGTTATTATTAGTGAAAAGACATAGGGGAGGTGTTCAAAATAGAGGAAAGTTTCAAAGATATCTTTGAAAAATACTATCCAAAAGTCTTAAAACAAATTTCATGGATGATAAAAGACGAATTTAAAGCGGAGGACATCGCCCAAGAAGTTTTTATAAAATTTTTTAAAAACCCTCCCCGGTACAATGAAAATATAGGAGGTTGGTTATCCAAAGTGGCAATAAATCATGCCTTGAATTATATCCGCAGTGAAAAAAACACAAAAACAAGAGAACTGGAAGTTTTTAAAAACACGCAAGAGGAATTTTTTGAAGACCCTGAAGAAATAGCAATTAAAAGGTTTGAAAGAGCTAAAGTGAAAGAAGTCCTCCTAAAAATGAGTAAAAGAGATATGATGTGTCTAATACTTAAACATTCAGGATATAGTTACGAAGAAATAGCAATATCATTGGGAATTAAGAAAACCTCCGTCGGCACAACCATAGCAAGAGCACAAAAAAAGTTTAAAGAATTATATGAAAAGGAGGTGTAAGTATGTGCTACGATGAAGGAACTCTTCAAGCATATCTAGACAACGAACTTGATGAAATCACTGCAAAAAATGTAGAAGAACATTTAAAAACTTGCGATGTATGTAGAGAAAAACTTGAACAACTAAAATCCATAAATGAATTCACTTCAAAAGCTTTAAAAGCAAGCAATATAGATTTAAATGAAGCTTGGGCTACTCTAAATGAAAAATTGAGCAAAAATAATAATAAAGGAGGAATGTTTGCCATGTTTACAAAGTACAAAAAGGCTATTGCCGCCTTAGTCGTAGTGGCATTTGTAGTTTCCTCAATGCTTTTCCCGCCCCTTAAAAATGCAGAAGCAGAACTTTTAAATCTTCTAAGGCTAAATAAGATGCAGGTTATAACAATAACACCAGATGATATAAGGCAAATTCAAAATCAGTTCTACAACGCAGGTGTAAAAAATATAAGCATTAAAGACTATGGAGAGATTATAAAAGACGGATCTTTGGAAGGGCAGCAAATTTCCCCTGATGAGCTTGACAAAGTAGAATCCATACTCGGATATAAAATAAAACTTCCAGCAGATGAAAATTTTGAAATAAAACATGCATACATTTCAAAAAGTGAAGGCTTAGAATTTGTACTAAAAGTTGACAAAATAAATGAACTTATTAAAGCATTTGGCGGTACACACCTTTTCCCAAAAGAACTTGACAGAAAGCCTATTATTATAAATTTTGACAGGGAAATTAGTATGAATTTGCAGAAAAAAGGCAGTGAAATAGACACAGTTACCCTTAACATATTAAAAACTCCAGAAATAGTGGTGCCAGAAGGGGTAGATGTAGATAAAGTAATTGATGCTTTAGTAAACCTACCATTTTTACCTGAAAATATAAAAAGGCAAATCGCTGGTGTAACCGACTGGAAAGAGACATTGCCTGTACCACTGTCTACAGATAACAACACTGAAATTAAAGAAATAAGCGTACGAGGAAATAAAGGCATTCTCATTGTTGAAAAATCTGGGCCTCATTTTGTAGCTTTAGGTTGGATTGAAAATGGAGTAATGTACAACCTCACACTCTGGCCCAACCCAGCAGAAGACAAGCAGGATTTCATTACAAAAGAAGAGGCAATAAATACATTAATTCAAATTGCAAATTCAATGAGGTGATCAAATGGTTTTAGAAACACAAAATCTCACAAAACAGTTTAATGGAAAAGGCGGATTTAAAGAAGTCACTCTCTCTGTAGAAAAAGGTCAGGTCTTTGGATTCTTAGGTCCAAATGGTGCAGGAAAAAGCACTTTTGTAAAGACCATGGTGGGGCTTTTACACCCCACCTCTGGTTTTGCATGGATTTTAGGAAAGCCTATAGGTACAGTAGAGTCCAGAGAAAAAGTAGGATTTTTGCCTGAAAATTTTAGGTACCATGACTGGATGACAGGAAAAGAACTTTTGAAATTTCATGCCGAACTTCATAAAATAAAAAATCCTTCAAAAAAAATTGACGAACTTTTAGAACTTGTAAAACTCAAAGGTCACGAAAATAAACTTATCAAAAATTACAGCAAAGGAATGCAACAGAGAATTGGCATTGCAATAGCCCTCTTAAATGACCCCGAAATAGTGTTTTTAGATGAACCTACTTCAGCTTTAGACCCTGTTGGAAGAATTGAAGTAAGAGAAATCATAAAACAATTAAAATCGCAAGGCAAAACTGTTTTTCTAAACAGCCACCTCTTAAGTGAAGTGGAAATGGTATGCGATGAAGTAGCCATAATAAACCATGGCCGAATAATAGCCGAAGGAAAACTGGAAGAGCTATTAAAAGAACACACCCATGTAGAAATGATTGTATCAGACTATACTTCAGAGTTGATTGAAAAAATTTCTCGCTTATCAAAAGAATTTCAATTTAAAGAAGGTAAGCTCTCTTTTAAAGTAGAAGACAGAGAAAAAATACCAGTTATAGCTAAAATGGTAATAGAAGCCGGTGCCAAGTTATATCAATTAAATACTCAAACTTCTTCATTGGAAGACTTATTCATAAACTTAATTGGAAAGGATGAGGTTTCGTGATAACTATAATAAAATATACCTTTAAAGAGATGCTAAAAAAACGGGCTTTTCTATTAGTCTCCCTTTTGTCCCTCCTCTACCTTTCCATATATACTTTTGGCTTAAGTAAAATATTTGAGCGTCCCAACGATTCTATATATGACATCATCTTTCAATCTCAAATTTTGTCTGCCGGTCTATTTTTCGCAAATTTCATAGTGGCTTTTCTTGTAGTTTTGACATCAGTAAATGCTATATCAGGAGAAATAGAAAATGGCACCATATACGCCGTTTTATCGAAACCTATAAAAAGATATGAACTGGTGTTGGGAAAATTTATAGGCTTAGGCGCTATGATTGTAATATACAGCTCCATCATGTTTTTGTCTGTAGTAGGTTTAAACATCTTTATGGGGTCTAAAATAACCTTTGAAGCAAGCAATATTTTAAGAGGACTTTTTTTCTTCGACTTAGGACCGATTGTATTTTTAGCCCTTATAATAGCTTCCAGCTCAATTTTTTCGACTGTAAACACAGGAATAATCGCCATTATGGCCTATGGAATTGCCCTTGTTGGAGGCGTACTTGAACAAATTGGTTCAGCAATGCAGCAAAGTCAAGTCAGCGCTTTTGGCCTAAAAAGCGGAGAAAGTCTTATAAATGCAGGGATACTTACAAGTCTCATCCTTCCTACAGATGTCATATATAGAAAAATGACTGCAGAGCTTTTGACACAAAGTAGTGGGATAAGTTTTATGACACAAGGACTCTTTGGGGGCATGTCTCAACCCAGTATTTACATGTTCATATACATCTTTTTCTACGTGGTATTTCTCCTCTATTACGGTGCAAAGCGCTTTTCACAAAGAGACTTATAAAGGCGGCTTCAGCCGCCTTTTAACTTTTTAAGCCCTTCTAAACAATAACCCAGACCAAACCATTGACAGTTACTGCATATCTTTTCCATTTTTTCTTCAGTCATTTTCTCTTTAATTCTATTTGTGACTTCCCTATAGCTCAATATCTCCCCTGGTCTTATATCTAAAACTTCTAAAACTGCCCTATCTTTTCCTTTTACACTTCCTGGATACTCTTCCTCTGTACATTCTCCATTTACATTGTTTGGACACATGCTGCAAATGTTATCCACACTATCCACAGCTTTTATCAACATATCATGTTCATTATTCAATTTTCTAATAATTTCATCCATATTTTTAACAAATTTTTCATCATAACCAAGCCCTCTAAAACCTAATATACATAAAAAATGATGTCCTCTTATCTCCATTTCAATCTCTCCTCATCCCAGGATTACAACAATAATTATACTGCTAATTTGAACTGTAACCTAAGAAAGAAAAGAAATTTACATCCCTCAGTTTATCACAATAATAGTCATAATTTCTTCAATTATCGAAAATAATACATTTAAAGGAGTGATTGTATGACTAAAAAACCAAAAAAAACTCACAAAGTGCCAATAGAAAATCATAAGACTGCTTCCTGGGCAAATATACAAAATGTAAAAGAAGAATCAAATGTGCCTATCCCAAGTGAAAATGAAGTAATAAATGCAAAAGAATGGGTAGAAGAAAACAAAAAATAACAATTCCGGGCATACGCCCGGAATTGTTATTCTGCCAGCTTTCTATATCTTTCGTATCTCTCTTTTGCAGTATCTTCTGCCTTCTGATAAAGTTTTTCCGCAATGTGAGGAAATACGTTTTTAAGTGAGGAATATCGTATCTCCCCCTCAATAAATTCTCTGAAAGATTTTGTCGGCTCTTTAGAATCAAGTACAAATGGATTTTTGCCTTCTTTTTTAAGCTCTGGATTAAATCTATAAAGGTGCCAGTAACCAGACTCCACTGCTTTTTTCTCCTCCATTATACTTGTCCCCATGCCTGACTTTATGCCATGGTTTATACAAGGAGCGTATGCTATTATAAGTGAAGGCCCTTTGTATTTTTCTGCCTCCACAAAAGCCTTTATCGTCTGGTTCATATTTGCTCCCATCGCAATTTGTGCCACATACACGTATCCATAGCTCATAGCCATCAAACCTAAATCTTTCTTGCTTGTCCTCTTACCTGCTGCCGCAAATTTTGCAACTGCCCCTAATGGCGTAGATTTTGAGGATTGCCCTCCCGTATTGGAATACACCTCTGTGTCAAGCACTAGTACATTTACATCTTCTCCTGATGCTATAACATGGTCAAGCCCTCCAAAGCCAATGTCATACGCCCATCCATCTCCCCCTATTATCCACTGAGATTTTTTTACAAGAAAATCTTTTTTGTCAAGTATCTCTTTTATTATCTCATTCTCTGTATACCCGCCTCTATTTATAATATCTAAAATCTTTTTAGAAGCAATTTTAGATTTATCTCCATCCTCCATCCCATCAATCCACTCTTGGAATGCAGCTTTTAATTCATCGTCAATAGGGATATTTATAGCTTCTTTCATCAAATCTCTAAGCCTTTCCCTTATCTGCTTATTTGCTAAAAACATGCCGTAGCCAAATTCGGCATTGTCCTCAAAAAGTGAGTTAGCCCACGCAGGCCCTTTTCCCTCTTTATTAGTAGTATAAGGAATAGAGGGTGCACTTGCCCCATAAATAGATGAGCAGCCTGTAGCATTTGCTATCATCATCCTATCTCCAAAAAGCTGTGTCAAAAGCTTTATGTAAGGAGTCTCACCACAGCCAGGGCATGCGCCACTGAATTCAAACAGAGGCTTTGCAAATTGACTGCCTTTTAGAGTCGTCTTATCTACTAAATTATCTTTGACATCAAGAGTTACAGCATACTCCCAATTTCTCGCTTCTTTTTCTATTTGTTCTTCAGCGGGTTTCATTATAAGAGCTTTTGTAGGTGCTGGACAAACATCTGCACAATTGCCGCATCCTGTACAGTCTAAAGGACTTACCTGTATTCTATACCAAAGCCCTTCTAATCCTCTTCCTATTGCTTTTTTCAGTTTAAAAGTTGGAGGCGCTTTTTTCATTTCTTCCTCTGTTAATAAAAATGGCCGTATTACTGCATGGGGGCAAACATAAGAGCACTGGTTACACTGTATACAGTTGTCTATTTGCCATTCGGGTATCAATACTGCAATTCCTCTCTTTTCATAGGCAGTCGTGCCAGTAGGAAATGTGCCATCTTCCATGCCGACAAAAGCACTTACAGGAAGCAGGTCTCCTTCATTTCTTTCCATAGGTCTTTGTATATTTTTAACAAAATCAGGCTCTGGCTTTACAATTTTTTGCCCTTCTTTTGCGTTTTTCCACTCCTCAGGCACTTCTACTTTTACAAGAGCTTCTACGCTTCTGTCAACAGCCTTTAAGTTCATATCCACTATATCCTGACCCTTTTTGCCATAGGCCTTCTGTATAGAATCTTTTAAATACTTAACTGCTTCTTCAAAAGGTATTATATTTATAAGTTTAAAAAACACCGTCTGCATTATCATGTTTATTCTGCCACCCAAACCTACTTCTTGGGCAATTGATATGGCATCTATTGTATAAAAATTGATATTGTTTTTAGCTATATATCTTTTCATTGAAGCAGGTAACTTCTCCTCCAGCTCCTCTTTACTCCAAGGACAATTTAATACAAAAGTCCCACCATGTTTAAGTCCTTTTAAAACATCATAATTGTAAATAAAAGACTTATTGTGACAGGCAATATAATCAGCATGATTTACCAAATAAGAAGATTTAATCGGCTTTTTACCAAACCTCAAATGTGAAATAGTGGTGCCTCCTGATTTTTTGCTGTCATACTGAAAATATGCCTGCACATACAAGTCTGTGTTGTCCCCAATTATTTTAATAGCCGATTTATTCGCCCCAACCGTTCCATCAGAGCCTAATCCCCAAAACTTGCAGCTTACAGTGCCTTCAGGAGTAGTCTCTGCAAATTCACCTTCTTCTAATGATGTGTAAGTCACATCGTCTAAAATTCCTATGGTAAAACGGTCTTTGGGGGAGTCCTTTTTTAAATTGTCATAGACTGCAATAATCTGAGAAGGAGTTGTATCTTTTGAGCCCAGACCATATCTACCTCCTACTATGACAGGCTTTTTATCTTTGTTATAAAATAACTTAGCCACATCAAGGTACAAAGGCTCTCCTATTGAACCCGGCTCTTTTGTCCTGTCTAATACGGCAATCTTTTTAACTGTATCAGGTAAAACCTCAAAAAAGTGTTTTTCAGAAAATGGCCTGTAGAGATGTACTTTAATTAAACCCACTTTTTCTCCTTTTTTTGTTAAATAATCAATCGTCTCTTCTATCGTGTCACAAACAGAACCCATAGCTACAATTATATACTCTGCGTCCTTTGAACCGTAATAGTCAAAAAGGTGATATTCTCTTCCAGTCAGCTCTTTGTACCTCTTCATGTAATCTTCTACTATGTCAGGAACCTTTTCATAAAATTTATTAGCAGCTTCTCTTCCTTGAAAATAAATATCAGGATTTTGTGCAGTACCTCTTACAACAGGATGTTCAGGATTTAACGCTCTGTCCCTAAACTCTTTTGCTGCCCTTAAATCTAAAAGTTTCGCAATTTCCTCATATTCCACCACTTCTATTTTTTGCATCTCGTGAGAAGTCCTAAAGCCATCAAAAAAATGCAAAAATGGTACCCTAGATTTTATAGCAGAAAGATGGGCTATAAATGCCATATCCATGGCTTCCTGTACATTGGCAGAACAAAGAAGTGCAAAACCTGTTTGCCTTACTGCCATTACATCCTGATGGTCGCCAAATATAGAAAGTGCATGAGTAGAAATAGCGCGGGCACTTACATGAAACACCCCTGGCAAAAGCTCTCCTGCAATTTTATACATGTTTGGTATCATTAAAAGAAGCCCCTGTGATGCGGTATATGTGGTTGTCAAAGCGCCTGCAGTTAAAGAACCATGGACAGCACCTGCAGCACCTGCTTCTGACTGCATTTCAACAACCTTCACGGGTTGACCAAATATATTCTTCTTGCCATGGGCAGCCCATTCATCAACATTTTCAGCCATTGGAGAAGAAGGCGTAATAGGGTAAATTGCTGCAACCTCCGTAAAAGCATAAGAGGCATAAGCAGCAGCTGTATTTCCGTCCATTGTAGCCATTTTTCGCATAAAATAATCCTCCTTAACCCTTAACATGGTTTTTCTATCCAGATATATTATTTCATTAAAAAAGAATAATCATACATTTAGGCATTGAAGACAATTTTAAATATTTGTCTTCAGAGTTTTAATGATAGAACAGGTTTCTTTTTGCCTTTATAAAAAAATAGAGTCCATTAAAATTTTTTTGTAATGCAAGAAGGAATTTGTACAAATATATAGAATATATTATGTAGTAAGATGAGTGTACAAGTAAAGGAGATGTCCATTATGGAAGGATATATGACCGCTGTTGTTAAACAACATCCCAAAGAAGGTGCAGATATAATAAAAAAAGAAATACCAAAAATAGGACCTGATGAGGTACTAATAAAAGTCAAAGCCACATCTATTTGCGGCACAGACGTTCACATTTACGTTTGGAATGAATGGGCAAAAAGCCGGATA contains:
- a CDS encoding RNA polymerase sigma factor SigX, with protein sequence MFKIEESFKDIFEKYYPKVLKQISWMIKDEFKAEDIAQEVFIKFFKNPPRYNENIGGWLSKVAINHALNYIRSEKNTKTRELEVFKNTQEEFFEDPEEIAIKRFERAKVKEVLLKMSKRDMMCLILKHSGYSYEEIAISLGIKKTSVGTTIARAQKKFKELYEKEV
- a CDS encoding DUF2275 domain-containing protein, with the translated sequence MCYDEGTLQAYLDNELDEITAKNVEEHLKTCDVCREKLEQLKSINEFTSKALKASNIDLNEAWATLNEKLSKNNNKGGMFAMFTKYKKAIAALVVVAFVVSSMLFPPLKNAEAELLNLLRLNKMQVITITPDDIRQIQNQFYNAGVKNISIKDYGEIIKDGSLEGQQISPDELDKVESILGYKIKLPADENFEIKHAYISKSEGLEFVLKVDKINELIKAFGGTHLFPKELDRKPIIINFDREISMNLQKKGSEIDTVTLNILKTPEIVVPEGVDVDKVIDALVNLPFLPENIKRQIAGVTDWKETLPVPLSTDNNTEIKEISVRGNKGILIVEKSGPHFVALGWIENGVMYNLTLWPNPAEDKQDFITKEEAINTLIQIANSMR
- a CDS encoding ABC transporter ATP-binding protein, which produces MVLETQNLTKQFNGKGGFKEVTLSVEKGQVFGFLGPNGAGKSTFVKTMVGLLHPTSGFAWILGKPIGTVESREKVGFLPENFRYHDWMTGKELLKFHAELHKIKNPSKKIDELLELVKLKGHENKLIKNYSKGMQQRIGIAIALLNDPEIVFLDEPTSALDPVGRIEVREIIKQLKSQGKTVFLNSHLLSEVEMVCDEVAIINHGRIIAEGKLEELLKEHTHVEMIVSDYTSELIEKISRLSKEFQFKEGKLSFKVEDREKIPVIAKMVIEAGAKLYQLNTQTSSLEDLFINLIGKDEVS
- a CDS encoding ABC transporter permease, whose translation is MITIIKYTFKEMLKKRAFLLVSLLSLLYLSIYTFGLSKIFERPNDSIYDIIFQSQILSAGLFFANFIVAFLVVLTSVNAISGEIENGTIYAVLSKPIKRYELVLGKFIGLGAMIVIYSSIMFLSVVGLNIFMGSKITFEASNILRGLFFFDLGPIVFLALIIASSSIFSTVNTGIIAIMAYGIALVGGVLEQIGSAMQQSQVSAFGLKSGESLINAGILTSLILPTDVIYRKMTAELLTQSSGISFMTQGLFGGMSQPSIYMFIYIFFYVVFLLYYGAKRFSQRDL
- a CDS encoding DUF1284 domain-containing protein; its protein translation is MEIRGHHFLCILGFRGLGYDEKFVKNMDEIIRKLNNEHDMLIKAVDSVDNICSMCPNNVNGECTEEEYPGSVKGKDRAVLEVLDIRPGEILSYREVTNRIKEKMTEEKMEKICSNCQWFGLGYCLEGLKKLKGG
- a CDS encoding CDIF630_02480 family spore surface protein, which codes for MTKKPKKTHKVPIENHKTASWANIQNVKEESNVPIPSENEVINAKEWVEENKK
- the nifJ gene encoding pyruvate:ferredoxin (flavodoxin) oxidoreductase, translated to MRKMATMDGNTAAAYASYAFTEVAAIYPITPSSPMAENVDEWAAHGKKNIFGQPVKVVEMQSEAGAAGAVHGSLTAGALTTTYTASQGLLLMIPNMYKIAGELLPGVFHVSARAISTHALSIFGDHQDVMAVRQTGFALLCSANVQEAMDMAFIAHLSAIKSRVPFLHFFDGFRTSHEMQKIEVVEYEEIAKLLDLRAAKEFRDRALNPEHPVVRGTAQNPDIYFQGREAANKFYEKVPDIVEDYMKRYKELTGREYHLFDYYGSKDAEYIIVAMGSVCDTIEETIDYLTKKGEKVGLIKVHLYRPFSEKHFFEVLPDTVKKIAVLDRTKEPGSIGEPLYLDVAKLFYNKDKKPVIVGGRYGLGSKDTTPSQIIAVYDNLKKDSPKDRFTIGILDDVTYTSLEEGEFAETTPEGTVSCKFWGLGSDGTVGANKSAIKIIGDNTDLYVQAYFQYDSKKSGGTTISHLRFGKKPIKSSYLVNHADYIACHNKSFIYNYDVLKGLKHGGTFVLNCPWSKEELEEKLPASMKRYIAKNNINFYTIDAISIAQEVGLGGRINMIMQTVFFKLINIIPFEEAVKYLKDSIQKAYGKKGQDIVDMNLKAVDRSVEALVKVEVPEEWKNAKEGQKIVKPEPDFVKNIQRPMERNEGDLLPVSAFVGMEDGTFPTGTTAYEKRGIAVLIPEWQIDNCIQCNQCSYVCPHAVIRPFLLTEEEMKKAPPTFKLKKAIGRGLEGLWYRIQVSPLDCTGCGNCADVCPAPTKALIMKPAEEQIEKEARNWEYAVTLDVKDNLVDKTTLKGSQFAKPLFEFSGACPGCGETPYIKLLTQLFGDRMMIANATGCSSIYGASAPSIPYTTNKEGKGPAWANSLFEDNAEFGYGMFLANKQIRERLRDLMKEAINIPIDDELKAAFQEWIDGMEDGDKSKIASKKILDIINRGGYTENEIIKEILDKKDFLVKKSQWIIGGDGWAYDIGFGGLDHVIASGEDVNVLVLDTEVYSNTGGQSSKSTPLGAVAKFAAAGKRTSKKDLGLMAMSYGYVYVAQIAMGANMNQTIKAFVEAEKYKGPSLIIAYAPCINHGIKSGMGTSIMEEKKAVESGYWHLYRFNPELKKEGKNPFVLDSKEPTKSFREFIEGEIRYSSLKNVFPHIAEKLYQKAEDTAKERYERYRKLAE